AAGACCCCATTCTGCTCAACCTCACTGTCTCCCAACAGCACCATACCAGCCGAATACCACGACCTGCTCGAGGCCTTCAGCACTGCCAAAGTCACCGAATTACCACCCCACAGACCAGGGGACTGCGCTATCGAGCTCGTGGCTGGAGCTGTACCACCTCGGGGCCGCATCTTCCCTCTTTCACAGCCCGAGACAGAAGCCATGGAGCACTACATCAAGGAGGAGCTCGCTAAGGGATTTATCCGACCCTCTACCTCTCCAGCTTCGGCGGGCTTCTTCTTCGTTAAAAAGAAGGACGGAGGACTGCGACCTTGCATAGACTACCGCGCTCTGAACGAGGTGACTGTGAAATACCGATATCCACTACCGCTCGTTCCCCCGGCTCTGGAACAGCTCCGGTTAGCTCGTTTCTACACCAAGCTGGACCTACGCTCGGCCTACAATCTGATACACATTTGCAAGGGGGACGAGTGGAAAACAGCCTTCTCCACGACCTCTGGACACTACGAATACAGGGTGATGCCCTTCGGGCTGGCCAACAGTCCATCGTACTTCCAGGCCTTCGTCAACAATGTCTTCCGCGATATGCTGAATCGGTGGGTGATAGTGTACATTGACGACATTCTCATTTATTCTAATACATTCACCGACCATGTTCAACATGTCAGGACTGTTTTCCAGCGCCTCACCCAGCATAAGTTATATGCCAAAGAAGAAAAGTGCCAGTTCCATCAAGAAAGTGTTGCCTTCCTGGGATATATGATCAGTCCTGAGGGCGAGGCTATGGACGAAACAAAAGTCAATGCTGTGCGTAATTGGCCTCTCCCCAAGACCCTCAAAGAACTTCAGAGGTTCTTGGGATTTTCGAACTTCTACCGCAGGTTCATACATAACTTCAGCACTGTAGCCGCCCCGCTAACCGCCATGGTCAAGAGGGGCAACACCCGCCTGAACTGGTCCCCTGACGCTCTACGTGCCTTCCAGGATCTACATCAGCGATTCATCACCGCACCTATTCTCCGTCACCCTGATCCTCAGCAGCCTTTCATCGTCGAGGTCGATGCCTCCAGTACTGGAGTAGGTGCCGTTCTCTCGCAGCGCCAGGGCCAACCATCCAAGACCTATCCTGTGCCTTTTATTCTCACAAGCTCAGTCCAGCCAAGAAAAATTATGATGTTGGAAATCGTGAGCTGCTCACGATCAAGCTCGCTCTGGAGGAGTGGCGGCACTGGCTGAAGGGAGCACGGCATCCATTCGTCATCCTGACCGACCATAAGAACCTGGAGTATCTGCGAACAGCCAAGGTCCTCAACCATCGTCAGGCCAGATGGTCATTATTCTTCACCAGGTTCAATTTCACTATTAATTATCGCCCAGGGTCCCAGAATACCAAGGCAGACGCCCTGTCCCGGGTTCACGAACCCGACCATACCTCTTCACCTCCCGCAACTATCTTACCCACCTCAGTAATCATCGCACCCGTTACTTGGGATCTCATGACCGAAATCACTGAGGCCCAGACCCAGGACCCCCCTCCTGCAAATTGTCCTAGAGACCTTACCTACGTTCCTGCCGCTCTCCGTCAACGTGTCCTCTCGGAGGTCCATGCCACACCCAGCTCCGGTCACCCAGGGATTGAGGCCACCCTTCATTTCCTCCGCAATCGTTACTGGTGGCCCGCCTTACGCACTGACACAATCGCCTTCATTAAACACTGTGTCGTTTGCAACACCTCTAAGACCACCCATCAATTACCCGCTGGTTTGCTGCAGCCTTTGCCGATCCCCAAGCGCCCATGGTCTCATATTGCAGTAGACTTTGTAACCGACCTACCCCCGTCCCAGGGACATACCACCATTTTGTCGGTGGTGGACAGGTTCTCCAAGGGCTGCCGTTTTATACCTCTCCCCAAGCTACTCACTGCCATGGAGACGGCAGAGGCTCTGTGCAACGCTGTATTTAGGTTTTATGGCCTGCCAGAAGATATCATTTCGGATCGTGGCCCACAATTCACCTCACGACTCTGGGCCAGCTTCTTCCATCTCCTGGCTGTTAACGTGAGCCACACGTCAGGCTACCACCCGGAAGACCTCTACTAACATGACCCCCTTCCAATGCGTGCTGGGGTTCCAACCACCCTTATTCCCCTGCAGCCACCCAGATCAGCCAGGACCCCGGGGTAGGGGAAGACCCCAGCGTCGGTTGCCTCCTCATGCCAGGAGGCACTCGCGGCGGGGGGTGGCTCTGTCGCAAACGCGGTCTCTGTGACTCCTCCTGTCTCgcgccagcgggaaccctcgCCCGAATACtgactccatttcccatgtttttattcaaagtgACTTATATTGCCTTCATGTACgtttacattttgacattttttcttatcATTCATTGTTGTTTTATAGCCTTTATACTGGTTTGTCAGTTTTGTTCTTATCAACTCATCATTTATGAGATTCTCCAGATGAAGAACAGATAAGCAGGAAGACTGAGAAACTCACTATGAAAGAGCAGCAGAATTTGACTGTCCAGAAAGATTTGATGTTTCATTTTAACCTTATGTTTCAAGTTCTGAAAAGTGATTGAATTTTATCTTTCTTGAAAATgcttgattttcttttctttttttttcatttcatctgTCTGTTCTATTTTGTCAAAGGTGCTGTCTCTCTTCAACTGTATTTCTGTGTACTGACAGCCTATCTCTGTGTCGATATCAGTGCTGTTTGTCTTTTTACGTGTAACTTCTCAGTGATTGTACTGAAAGATAAGTCACATACAGTACAATGTGTGTGGGTGTTTTGACAATGTGTTTCACAACATAGTTTCACTCTTatgttccttaaaaaaaaaggtttcattttttttctaagaatgttTACAGTGGAGGACTGAAAGCCTTTTCTGCTGAAGATGGCAGTTCAAATTAGAAATAAGACAAATCTACATTGTCATTCACGGTAAATTGCTTCATGAAATACTCACCTACATAGATTTAAAAGTATCATCAATCAGTTTTCAAtgagtttttgtcatttaagaaaaaaataaataattgctttaaatgctgttagtaaaataattatagatTTATGCAACACAACTTTGAAGCTTCATCTCAGCTAGattaatattatgtgttttattcCTTTTGAAATCAACATGTGAAtgttcattattcattattttctacaaaaacatatatacatatctTTTTACATCTTACAACATTTTTTCCACTCTCAAGCTGGTTGACTTTCATCTCTGATCTTCTataagtgtttgtgtgtgactcTTGTGGGCATGAGTTTGAAGAAGAACTAATTCTAGAACACTTGAAAGagaacattacagtataatgcaGTTCAACTACAtgacagtgattttttttttaatcttgtctTGCAACCAGTCAGTGAAGGACAATGGCATCTGTTAAGGAGCTGCTTGTGAACTCAATGAAGGAACTGCTAGAAGCTGTCCTGAAGGAGTTTCAGCGGCACTTACAGAGTGATCATGAGTCTGCTTCAAGATTTGAAATGAAGAATGTAGATGTATTAAATACAGTGGATAAGATGTTAGTTTGTTTTTGACCAGAAGAAGCTGTGAAGATCACCGTGAACATTCTGAGGAAGATCAATCAGAAACCTCAGGCTGAACAGTTAGAGAACAACTggtaatgtattaaaattatagtagttaattattaaattaaattacttccAACCACATAAGTTTGCAATGCAGTTTGTGAATGTTAGTTTAAACTGTGGAAACCCCAAGTTGTTGAACAGTGTtgataatgacaaaaatgctCCTGGAAATCCGTTCTTTGGTTAAAATATTGCTTactggaaaagttcatttctgaccaattcttttttttcagaggaGATGACTCTTTTGCTTTTTATCCCTGTCTTTTTCAAAGGATCAACTGCAGAGGACAGTAAAGCTAATCTTACTGATTATAGAGAGATCAGCCTCAGACTGAAGAACGAATTACAACAGGACTACAAGCAGATATTAGTTGGATATATGAAGACAGTGAAAAGTTTGTGATGAAAAGGCATATGCATTTGTACGAGTCCCCCTCgtattttcagtatttcaatgaaacacacaacacaatTTACTAAAGTTGTACATTTGCACCATTTACCACCAACAAAGCATGCATTGACCCATTCATTTTATGCGTGATATGGATGCAGTTGCTGCTGCCAAGAGGGGGAACTGCAGAGAACAGAGAGCATGTGGTAGAAGAGAGAGAATTATTTTCacttgtattaatttatttggaatgccagaGGATTGGCATGGCCTTACTAAGTGTCTATATGttattgattattgattattgaTGATTATTTGGAGTGAGCACTGGGAGCTGctttctgatggactgaagagtctGAACTGTCAGCTGGACATACTGAGGTATTAAGTACATCTAAGGGATAATGTACCGTCAGTTGGTCataatgtatatgtgtgtctGTACATGATCTGACTgtgtcttaatatttttatttcttttatttatttgcctgttgtgtgttttaaatTGATGGGAAATGTTTAgaatatttatactataaacGTAAAAATCATTTCTACCTTTTTAAAAGCATCTTGATGTGATGTATAAGCAAACAAATGAAAGCAATACAGTACCCTGCACATTGGAAAATAATGCTAAAGAGTTACCTTTAGGAGTCCTACGTATCTGTATGAGAAGTTGGGGGTGAGAACATCACAACTCACGCCAAGTCACTTcagttatttttgttcacacagGCTACAGACTTGTAAGCTCACTTGTCAGTGTTGTGAGAGTTTGTCATCAGCTCTACAAAATTCAAACTGTGTCCTGAGTGAGCTAGATCTGACTAACAATGACCTGTAGGATTCTGGAGTGATGTTGctctctgatggactgaagagtccgAACTGTCAGCTGCAGATACTGAGGTATCAAATACATCTAAGGGATAATGTACCGTCAGCTGGTCataatgtatatgtgtgtctGTACATGATCTGACTGTGTCTGTAGATTGTCttgctgtatggtgacagaggaaggctgtggttatttgtcttcagctctgagttcaaacccctcacacctgagagagctggatctgagctacaatcacccagggcAATCAGGAGTCCAGCTGCTAAAACACAAACTGGATGATCCAAACTATAAACTAGAGATACTCAAGTATGTAGGCAATAAGAGACCCTGTTTACACTTGGTATCAGAGATCAACTTCATGTTGTGTGATTACAAGTGGATTTTGTGCATTTCCTTTTTGTCTCACCTTTAAAGTATACATATGttttcatgtttgtgttttatagaGTGGATCATGCAGAAGAGTTCAGAAATAAAGCCTGACCTCAAAGACGTAAGTCtacaaacacatgcattttttaGTGAATTTTTGGGGGGGTGGGGTCTCATTTACTGTAGTCTCCTTCTTTCAGCCGGCATTCTGTCCTTCTACACcgtctctgacacacacacacttacatacATTCAACACCACATTCACTGAACCCCTCTATGCTGGATTTACAGTTTATGAGCTTAACTCATCGGTGTCTCTGTGGGACATTAAACAGCTTCCTTTGAAAATCAAcagtgaaacacacacaaacaggtaAGTGAAATACAGTATAATGTGAGTTCTAGTGAACTTTTGTGTGCCTGATGAGTTCCAGGCCACAGTCTTTGTTCACTAAATGAATAGAGAGGTAATATGATACCAAACTCTAATCACAACAATTCCTCTCTAGCTTGAGGTCATATGTGGAAGAATTGAATACTGATTTATAGAATACTTGAGATACATTTTCAGCTCTGCCTTATTCATATAGAATATAGAGTTAGCtggtttaatataaaaaatgtactgtcaCACACTGTGGTGAGTGTATAGaaaaactaattacagaccatacatttttcttacatgTCATTAACTGCTTAAATTCGCTTAAATTAGTTTTAGCTGCAGCGTATACTTGCTAGCTTCAGTCCTAATTTTGTACCCTGTTTGTGTGTGAAACAAACATCTCACTACTTCCTTTTACCTGCCTTTATGCTACAGGACCTCTagcctcaaaaaacatcaggAGAATAATCTTCAAATGATTCCTGTCAGAGAGGAGGATCAAAAGATGGTCTCCAATGCAACAACTGAGAAAGATGAATTTGATCTGAAAAATCCAAAGAATGACGAGCCACGTTTGAATAGTGAGGAAGATAAAATACAATTCTTTGATAACCACTGGTCAGATCTCATTCAGAGAGTTAAAAATGTCCAGATCATTGCAGATAAAATGCGTCAGCAGAATATAAATCTTGAGGAAAAATATTCAGAAATCACACATGACAATTTAACCAGTCATCCGTTATATGATCCGACACCTTGAGCACAAGGtgcatgtgtttaaaatgtatgcatgtGTTTAAGATAAACTGAAGACTTTTGAAGACAggtaaaaaaaagattcattcaaaatatactTGGCCAGCAATGAGTGTCTTCTGCAATATTCATTCATAATAACattaccaattttttttttttttttaagtcaaaattaAAGGTAAAATAAGGACAATGTCAAAGCAAAATTACAGCAAAATGcatctgtatatattttatacttgtTAATATCTGTAGGGAACTGGCTGTATAGCTTAATGTTTTTATGGCATTTTCTTCTTTCCTCTGGGCAGTCATATGGAGTTACTTTTGACTTTTATGCAATGACAGCAAAACTTGAAgattgaatgaaaatgaaaggtTACAAACTAAAAAGgctttttaaatgatcaaaataaaGTATCTAATAACATTAGCTTTGTAGTGCATGTGCTTGGTTTTTTTATGCTCTCTCAGGGCTTGACTTGTCCTTCAGACAAGTTAATCAGCCATTTACTTGTTCGGAgcaaaaaagtttgttttttttgtgtgtgtgtaaatgtaatCCATTCTGAAGCAATAATCTCATCACTGCTGAGGTcttaatcagcatatttgtgagATTTGCCTTTAATTGATTTCTATTTCCTTATTATATTCCTTATTAATTCCTTATTAAATGTACGTGTCATCATTTATGTTCTTAAATtgtatcaataaaataaaattattgcaattatttgctgttttattattaaaattgcaaatgcataaatcattttataagATTAATGGTTTAgttttttataaacatattaataaaatagaaaaatacaaCAATACGTTTAAATATGTAACCAATCCACCAGTAgttggcggcaagtcactgtcTTAATAAATGAGTTTTCttctgtaataaattaaatttcaaagcTGCAAGTCATATACCTGTAATCCTGAGCTTCCACAAATTTTTCAGTAAGAACACAGGAAATGcttcatatttgttttaaaataacattcatggacatgtaaacttttttttgtttttcttttcgatgcattgctatgaacctCAGCACACTAATAAACATCTTGTTTGCTTTGAGAGAACGTTGAACTGTGTTTCCTCCTCATTAGCCCTTTGAATCTTTAGGGAAATGGTCTGAATGAATAACAGTAAGTATGTTAATGATTATGAGTAATTGCTCTCTCAGATCCATGTTTCCTTCTTAAAGTAAAATTTATGTCATGTTGaaaattaaatgtacaattGAAATGATCAAGTCCTGATTTTTGACATGGGGAACAGACTGGCATTTCACCTCCAATGACTGATGAACTATTGGTTATTAAAGATTAgttagttagtaaggtagttgttaggtttaggtattgggtaggattaagggTGTAGAAAATGGTcgtgcagaatatgtgctttataagtactaataaacagccaatatgccaGTAATCGGCATTCTAATAAGAATGCTACTTACtagtgagaactggtccttatactaaagtgttaccaatatatatatatatatatatatatatatatgaagagttcagatgcaaaaccagctaaaagccatctcggtcaaaaatgagataatgatactgagtgaatacttttgacacatattatacgtccatcaaatacttttacttcaaactcactaaattccagcctcagcccaatcagaagtgccagtacttacatagaaatctatacaaagtagccagaaagaaatgctcattttaaagaaaaatgtctgatggatttagaggcttttgcatctgaactcttcatacatatttatttatttatttatttatttaaatgatgcaTATTCCCCGTATCGTGAAACATGAGATATGCCTCtagatacatttattttaaaacatatatttagaaATCGTGATATCTGCTGAATTAATTTATTCTGTCTGTCAGAAACACTGTTGCAGTGTGTTTCTGACAGACAGAATAAATTAATTCAGCAGATATCACGAATAATTGTGGTTTATTATCATATAAAATGCcataataattcataatcatttaatttgttatttctcaaaataaaaacatctgatCTTCCAGAAATAATTTTGTCAACACTGAGGAAATTAACATTTGATAGtgcataattaatgtttttatgtacTTTACTTTTCTAACAGACATTTAGTTAATATTGAACATGTCATAAATGTACATGTCATAAAGACAAAGAGGAGGAGTGTGATTATCTGACAGATATAAAGAGTGTTTGTGTCAGACTGAACAACTCAAACGGTGAGTTACTGCTTTATTCATTTACCtcacaaaatactttttttagaaaataaaatttgaaataaatataacatgatAATGTTTCTTTTCATTCCTAGATAAAACTGATTTCTGCTGTGATCTACTGAGGAGAACCTGAGAAAATGGCAGTAAGTTTTTGTGTTTGCTACATTATTTACCCTAACCCTCTGGTTTAAActcatatttgtttattttcagtgtgatgttcatctctttctctttctctctctgttttgtGTAGTTGATGGTGTTTTTGGTGGCTTTTCTCCCGCTTGTATTGGGCAGTTACTCTACATTCAGGCCATTCGACTGTTCTGACGTCTATAAATCAGGACAAACAGTCAGTGGGATTTATCGCATCTATCCAGCAGGTGATTTTCCTGTCTGGGTTTACTGTCAGATGATCTCTTATGGGAACGATGACGACAAAGGAGGATGGACAGTAAGAATGTGACTCTAGATCATTAAACTCACATCAGAACATTGATTATGAatcatatattgtatataaaccCATCACAGGTGATTCAGAGGAGAATGGACGGCAGTGTGAATTTCTATCGGCCGTGGAATCAGTACAAGAGAGGATTTGGGAATGTGGAGGGTGAATACTGGCTGGGTAAGATCTCACAGCGTGTGTCCGTTTGTGTGGGTGTTCATGTCCAGTGTTTGCTTGAACATGttcttcatgtgtgtgtgtgatcaggaCTGGAGAACATGTATGAGCTGACACACAACAGGAACTACATGCTGAGAGTGGATCTGGAGGACTTTGAAGGAAGGAAAGCTTTCGCTCTGTACTCGTCCTTCTCTGTGGGTCCAGAAGCTGATGGGTACAGACTACAAGTTTCAGGATTCAGGAATAAAGGAGGAGCAGGTAGGACACTTTCATTTCTAGGAGTAAATGCACAATTGctcctggtttcacagacaaggcttaagcctagtcccggactcaaatgtaagtctgagctgtttcaactgaaagaaacttgcactgattgatcctaaaatatatcagtgcctttgttttgtctcaacaTGTACACAAGTAATGTTTTCTCTAAggcacatttttataaatgacttAAAAGTACTAATTGAACCATAGCCTAATAATGACTTAGTCTAAGATCTatactattcctttaataaaatgttcatgtccTCAATTTGGAACcatactgtttgttttatttatgcaaaaCGTTATGTAAAACACTCATAAAGCAAGCAATACATCTCAGATTCACATTTAAGTTTgagactaggcttaagccttgtcagTGAAACCGGGGGTATACTAATTACATACGTGTACTTCAGTGACATCCTTAATCTCTAATAACTCTCTGGACACAGCACTGTTCACACGCTGTGTGGTATCGGCTTTTAGTATCGGAGCATCTTTATGAGTACGTGTACCATTACAGGAGCACTGTACAGGCCTGATACCAGTGTCAgcatcggtgcatccctaatataaTGTTAATCCTGTTAATGATATTTCTTCTGTCTGCAGGTGACTCTTTGACTCACCACAATGGACAGAAGTTCACCACCTTTGACAAGGACCAGGACCCTTACAGCGGAAACTGTGCCAATCTGTATCTTGGGGCATTTTGGTACAATGTCTGTCACTATACAAACCCCAACGGTGTGTATTTATGGGGTGCAGATAATACTCATTATGCCATCGGTGTTGCTTGGTTCACCTGGAAAGATAATTACACTATTAGTATGAAATCAATCAGCAtgaagattaaaaatatttcctaGAAACATTACAGTGTTAAAATCCCAAAGTGACGTGATGCACAGCTTTTCAAGCTCAATCTGACAGTGTGCACAGACAGCGGCGCTTGACACTAGTGTGCACTAGAAAGATTCATCCTTGTCCAGAGTCTGTGATCTTTCGGTCCAGAAGTTATGAATGgtgaaaaatgaatttgtacTCTTTTAAAGTGGAGTGGCTGGTGTCTCTCACACAAGCGGTTCAGTGTTAGGgatttttctttgcttttagtCATGTGTCACGATTAtagcctgttttgtttttattttctgtgccTGTGTTGCCTGTCTGTTTCTTTGGTTCCCCTTTTCCCCTTTAATTAGTTTCTATGGTTTCTGATTGGCCCACATCTGTTTCTGTTCTTCCTGATTACACTCCCTGTATATTGAAGACCTGTGTTTCCTTCTATTCTCATTTGTGTTATGTGGTTGTTGTTCTGTTTCCTTTGCCTGTTAGATTTATTGAATCAAAGACTGTTTTTCTGATCTTCTTCATTTACATTCGCAAAAAAGtagaactttttaaattaaaaacagacaagCAAACCCTGTCCAGACcgaaaaattaacaaaaagttaagtaacacattactttccaaaaaagtaactaatataatttaaaaaagtaactaatataattagttacttttttagggagtaacacaatattgcaatgcttttaaaagtaactttccccaacactgcccaTAACAGTATGCAgattctccttttgtgtttctttcatgtttgttctgagaatcaacattacatttacattcatgcatttggcaTGTGTTTTACTACTGTACTTTTACTAGTCTTTTACTAGTCACTTTACTAtacaaagtgacttacattgcattcaaggtTTTATGAATTATGGTATCTGCACTATTTCTCCCCAGACGCTAAGGCTGATAACACTCTTTATACTCCTTTAATATTAACTGCTTGTTTATTGCACTACTTTGCTGGTTCTTGGTCATGTGATGTTGCTTAtctatattatgttatatacaatatttatctttttgttCTACCAGTATGTTTgttagtgtttgtttgtttgtgtgtcctGTTGCACCTATTAGTTTAGATTTTTCTGTGAGTCAGATAAGCTGCACGAGACTCAGCTGACGCAAGCTTGATACTGTCTCTTATCAGTCACTGATTACACTGAaagtaataaaatcagaatcattCTCATTAAAGTTTTGGGTGCTGCCCTAGTTATTGTTtgttattgatattttaatcAGGTTACTTGTCTGGTCTGGCAAGTCAAATTCTCTTTCACTTGCCCCTTCACAAAATCCACTTGTCCAGGACAAGCAGACAAGCGAATGCATAGCCTTTCAAAGTATACTCCATTTGAtagtgtgtacacacacacacacacacacacacacacacacacacacacacacgtgctaGACAATGTGCACTAGAAAGATTAATTCAGTTGGATTGATATGTGACCGGTCCTATTAACACACTGATTTAATActctttatttaatttgcaaGATTGGCTTAATAGTTGGCTCTATTAAAATGATAGAAGACACCATTTTCACCTGGCCAAAAGTATCACGGTCTGAACAAACAGATGCTGTTGACATTTGAAGGAATtggttctattttaataaattaaatttgaaagcTGCAAGTCATATACCTGTAATCCTGAGCTTCCACAAACTTTTCAGTAAGAACATATAAAAtgcttcatatttattttaaaataacattcatggacatgtaaactttttttgtttttctttttgatgcattgctatgaacctCAGCACCCTAATAAACATCTTGTTTGCTTTGAGAGAATGTTGAACTGTGTTTCCTCCTCATTGGCCCTTTGAATCTTTAGGGAAATGGTCTGAATGAATAACAGTAAGCATGTTAATGATTATGAGTAATTGCTCTCTTAGATCCATGTTTCCTTCTTAAAGTAAAATTTATGACATGTTGaaaattaaatgtacaattGAAATGATCAAGTCCTGATTTTTGACATGGGGAACAGACTGGCATTTCACCTCCAATGACTGATGAACTATTGGTTATTAAAGATTAgttagttagtaaggtagttgttaggtttaggtattgggtaggattaagggTGTAGAATATGGTtgtgcagaatatgtgctttataagtactaataaacagccaatatgccaGTAATCGGCATTCTAATAAGAATGCTACTTACtagtgagaactggtccttatactaaagtgttaccaatatatatatatatatatgaagagttcagatgcaaaaccagctaaaagccatctcggtcaaaaatgagataatgatactgagtgaatacttttgacacatattatacgtccatcaaatacttttacttcaaactcactaaattccagcctcagcccaatcagaagtgccagtacttacatagaaacttatacaaagtagccagaaagaaatgctcattttaaagaaaaatgtctgatggatttagaggcttttgcatctgaactcttcatacatatttatatatatatatatatatatatatatatatatatatatatatttatttatttatttatttatttatttatttaaatgatgcaTATTCCCCGTATCGTGAAACATGAGATATGCCTCtagatacatttattttaaaacatatatttagaaATCGTGATATCTGCTGAATTAATTTATTCTGTCTGTCAGAAACACActgcaatataataattgtgGTTTATTATCATATAAAATGCcataataattcataatcatttaatttgttatttctcaaaataaaaacatctgatCTTCCAGAAATAATTTTGTCAACACTGAGGAAATTAACATTTGATAGtgcataattaatgtttttatgtacTTTACTTTTCTAACAGACATTTAGTTAATATTGAACATGTCATAAATGTACATGTCATAAAGACAAAGAGGAGGAGTGTGATTATCTGACAGATATAAAGAGTGTTTGTGTCAGACTGAACAACTCAAACGGTGAGTTACTGCTTTATTCATTTACCtcacaaaatacttttttttagaaaataaaatttgaaataaatataacatgatAATGTTTCTTTTCATTCCTAGATAAAACTGATTTCTGCTGTGATCTACTGAGGAGAACCTGAGAAAATGGCAGTACGTTTATGTGTTTGC
This genomic window from Labeo rohita strain BAU-BD-2019 chromosome 1, IGBB_LRoh.1.0, whole genome shotgun sequence contains:
- the LOC127164279 gene encoding microfibril-associated glycoprotein 4-like, translating into MNHILYINPSQVIQRRMDGSVNFYRPWNQYKRGFGNVEGEYWLGLENMYELTHNRNYMLRVDLEDFEGRKAFALYSSFSVGPEADGYRLQVSGFRNKGGAGDSLTHHNGQKFTTFDKDQDPYSGNCANLYLGAFWYNVCHYTNPNGVYLWGADNTHYAIGVAWFTWKDNYTISMKSISMKIKNIS